Proteins from one Hyperolius riggenbachi isolate aHypRig1 chromosome 4, aHypRig1.pri, whole genome shotgun sequence genomic window:
- the LOC137503777 gene encoding mitochondrial transcription rescue factor 1-like isoform X1: protein MQCMQSESNLMVLKTTAGFGYAMTGVGLFFRAFSKLHIYSRICQKTHFITHTPQCSTCWKHQRHLSKSLTDYRLPANALFQANPSHFLDALSGNTSVYSSVRHKSKKSQKRNKPGSTEEEENEDEDEEVDPEDISDYEDEPEEDPTIPKDYKDVEKAVQSFRFDVIFTAGLDLSRHKVEEAFYDGKLRLNGEKLWKKSRTVKVGDILDLIVDEDRETASTTVMRTILKDVIKEKTTTDKYKVVIRRWKRLAISKAPEATKSADSEM, encoded by the exons GCTATGCAATGACTGGAGTCGGACTGTTCTTCAGGGCCTTCAGTAAGCTGCACATCTATTCAAGGATCTGtcagaaaacacattttattacacACACTCCTCAATGCAGCACTTGTTGGAAACATCAAAGACATCTCTCAAAATCTTTAACAGACTAcagactgccagccaatgccttgTTTCAAGCGAACCCTAGTCATTTTTTGGATGCTCTATCAGGAAATACCTCTGTATATAGCAGTGTGAGACATAAGAGCAAGAAAAGTCAAAAAAGGAACAAACCAGGTTCTACTGAAGAGGAAGagaatgaagatgaagatgaagaggtTGATCCAGAAGATATCAGTGATTATGAAGATGAACCAGAGGAAGATCCCACCATACCCAAGGACTATAAAGATGTAGAAAAAGCTGTACAATCATTTCGTTTTGATGTCATTTTCACTGCTGGATTAGACTTATCACGACA taAAGTGGAAGAGGCATTTTATGATGGCAAGTTGCGTCTCAATGGAGAGAAGCTGTGGAAGAAAAGTAGAACG GTGAAAGTTGGAGACATTTTGGATCTGATTGTTGATGAAGACCGTGAAACTGCAAGTACAACAGTTATGAGAACTATCCTTAAAGATGTGATTAAAGAAAAGACCACCACAGATAAATATAAAGTTGTGATAAGACGATGGAAAAGACTGGCCATCTCAAAGGCACCTGAAGCTACAAAATCTGCAGACTCAGagatgtga
- the LOC137503777 gene encoding mitochondrial transcription rescue factor 1-like isoform X2, giving the protein MTGVGLFFRAFSKLHIYSRICQKTHFITHTPQCSTCWKHQRHLSKSLTDYRLPANALFQANPSHFLDALSGNTSVYSSVRHKSKKSQKRNKPGSTEEEENEDEDEEVDPEDISDYEDEPEEDPTIPKDYKDVEKAVQSFRFDVIFTAGLDLSRHKVEEAFYDGKLRLNGEKLWKKSRTVKVGDILDLIVDEDRETASTTVMRTILKDVIKEKTTTDKYKVVIRRWKRLAISKAPEATKSADSEM; this is encoded by the exons ATGACTGGAGTCGGACTGTTCTTCAGGGCCTTCAGTAAGCTGCACATCTATTCAAGGATCTGtcagaaaacacattttattacacACACTCCTCAATGCAGCACTTGTTGGAAACATCAAAGACATCTCTCAAAATCTTTAACAGACTAcagactgccagccaatgccttgTTTCAAGCGAACCCTAGTCATTTTTTGGATGCTCTATCAGGAAATACCTCTGTATATAGCAGTGTGAGACATAAGAGCAAGAAAAGTCAAAAAAGGAACAAACCAGGTTCTACTGAAGAGGAAGagaatgaagatgaagatgaagaggtTGATCCAGAAGATATCAGTGATTATGAAGATGAACCAGAGGAAGATCCCACCATACCCAAGGACTATAAAGATGTAGAAAAAGCTGTACAATCATTTCGTTTTGATGTCATTTTCACTGCTGGATTAGACTTATCACGACA taAAGTGGAAGAGGCATTTTATGATGGCAAGTTGCGTCTCAATGGAGAGAAGCTGTGGAAGAAAAGTAGAACG GTGAAAGTTGGAGACATTTTGGATCTGATTGTTGATGAAGACCGTGAAACTGCAAGTACAACAGTTATGAGAACTATCCTTAAAGATGTGATTAAAGAAAAGACCACCACAGATAAATATAAAGTTGTGATAAGACGATGGAAAAGACTGGCCATCTCAAAGGCACCTGAAGCTACAAAATCTGCAGACTCAGagatgtga